In the Euphorbia lathyris chromosome 5, ddEupLath1.1, whole genome shotgun sequence genome, one interval contains:
- the LOC136230572 gene encoding disease resistance protein RPV1-like isoform X4 translates to MISSLTSKSDHHIRTKDLRLFSSFICIFGRETALFIMVSSSASSLRRKYDVFLSFSGEDTRYNFTSHLYDALCCNKIKTFIDNDLERGEEITPSLLRVIEDSLISVIIFSKNYASSPWCLDEMVKILECKETPGHTILPVFYHVNPSEVEKQSGCFADALLQLQTKFKDQLKKLPRWKADLTTVASLSGFASQDILSEAKLVKDIVEDILKKLNHAYSRTLKGLIGIESHIEQTTKLLHLGMPEVCILGIWGMGGIGKTTIAQVIFNELSSQFEGCCFLKNIKEESVRSGLLGLRKMLCQDVDDMLQRKKVLLVLDDVDCVNQIDGFIETRDFGLGTRIIVTSRDKQVLKNRVHELYEVKGLNNAEALQLFSLNAFRKINPAAEYVDLSERAINYAQGNPLALKVLGSFLFSRGKQEWESALHKLGRIPPPEIFSVLRASFDTLDEEEKCIFLDIACFFKGQQVDFVERIMDGCGFSSSIGVSVLVDKCLITIVENKLEMHDLLREMAHGIVRQESIKELGKRSRLWSHGDVYQVLTKNLGTEKVEGIFLDTSKIPEVNLSYRAFANMHNLRLLKIYNSGSENNCKLYFPDGLEFLSDKLSYLHWEQYPLSSMPSNFTAENLVELNLTYSNIKQLWSGVQHLVSLKEMNLSNCTNLLAFPDLSRAKNLESLNVAYCTSLAEVHPSIRFLDQLIDLDMRCCTSLLSLPTGIKWKSLKTLNLSGCSYLRWFPEFTESLTYLNLNETAIHVLPESIRKMSGLIALNLKDCKQLHNLPENMHLLKSLVIIDLSGCSNITRFPKICGEVKYLYLSETAIVEIPSSIGLLSKLLHLDLMNCKRLENLPSDIYNLACLEHLVLSGCSSITKFPEVSMQIKKLFLDGTAIEEIPSSIQHCFELIELNLQNCTSLHTLPSTICKLKHLQKLNLSGCGMFDNFPEILEDMNSLRYLYLDGTAIKKLPSPLQKLKVLSSLQLKNCRYLCLYGVKFFDNLPKEGLQIQYLHKLYLNNCGLFVVPRCIGSLSALEALDLSGNPFREITSSLNGLFELQYLGVRNCIHLESLPELPPNLAKLDAHGCLNLRSVSMDPKGANGNIFEFIFTNCNKLDAVQKRQILSYAIAKFQLYAYKLYSQVPSILVGESSFCFPRSRNNLDIYEVMRLHYPSFRTEIQLPLGNRTNRRQS, encoded by the exons ATGATAAG TAGCCTAACATCGAAATCAGATCATCACATCAGAACTAAAGATCTAAGgcttttctcttccttcatct GTATCTTTGGAAGGGAAACTGCTCTTTTCATAATGGTatcttcttctgcttcttcaCTTAGAAGGAAGTATGATGTGTTTCTCAGCTTTAGCGGGGAAGACACACGTTATAATTTTACTAGTCATCTCTATGATGCTTTGTGTTGTAACAAAATAAAGACCTTCATTGATAATGATCTTGAAAGAGGGGAAGAAATAACTCCTTCCCTTTTGAGAGTTATTGAAGATTCTTTGATTTCTGTTATCATTTTCTCCAAGAACTATGCATCTTCACCATGGTGTTTGGATGAAATGGTTAAAATTCTTGAATGCAAGGAGACTCCTGGACACACAATTTTACCAGTTTTCTACCATGTAAATCCATCTGAAGTGGAAAAACAAAGTGGGTGTTTTGCAGATGCTCTTCTTCAGCTTCAGACAAAATTTAAAGACCAATTGAAAAAGTTGCCCAGATGGAAAGCTGACTTGACGACTGTTGCCAGCTTATCTGGATTTGCCTCTCAGGATATCCT GTCTGAGGCTAAACTTGTGAAAGACATCGTGGAAGATATATTGAAGAAGTTGAACCATGCATACTCTAGAACTTTGAAGGGTTTGATTGGAATAGAATCGCACATTGAACAAACTACCAAGTTATTACATCTTGGGATGCCAGAAGTTTGTATTCTAGGAATTTGGGGTATGGGTGGCATTGGCAAAACAACTATTGCCCAAGTTATCTTCAACGAGTTATCAAGTCAATTTGAAGGTTGTTGCTTTCTCAAAAATATTAAGGAAGAATCAGTACGTAGTGGGCTACTTGGTCTAAGAAAAATGCTTTGTCAAGATGTGGACGACATGCTCCAACGCAAAAAGGTGTTGCTTGTTTTGGATGATGTGGATTGTGTAAACCAAATAGACGGGTTCATTGAAACACGTGATTTTGGCTTGGGTACCAGAATTATTGTGACATCTAGAGATAAGCAAGTTCTGAAGAATAGAGTTCATGAGCTATATGAAGTCAAAGGGTTAAATAATGCTGAAGCTCTTCAACTATTCAGTTTGAATGCTTTTAGGAAAATCAATCCTGCAGCGGAATATGTGGATCTATCCGAAAGGGCAATAAATTATGCTCAGGGAAATCCCTTGGCGCTCAAAGTTTTGGGATCTTTTTTATTTAGCAGAGGGAAACAAGAATGGGAAAGTGCACTGCATAAACTTGGTAGAATCCCTCCGCCTGAAATTTTCAGCGTGTTGCGGGCAAGTTTTGACACACTGGATGAAGAGGAGAAATGCATATTTCTTGATATTGCATGTTTCTTTAAGGGGCAACAAGTTGATTTTGTAGAGAGAATAATGGATGGTTGTGGTTTCTCATCTAGTATTGGAGTTAGTGTTCTTGTTGATAAATGCCTTATTACTATTGTCGAAAACAAGTTAGAGATGCATGACTTGTTGCGAGAAATGGCTCATGGAATTGTTCGCCAAGAATCAATTAAAGAGCTCGGTAAACGCAGTAGATTGTGGAGTCATGGTGATGTCTACCAAGTATTGACTAAAAATCTG GGAACTGAAAAGGTTGAAGGAATATTTTTGGATACGTCTAAAATTCCTGAAGTGAATTTGAGCTACAGAGCCTTTGCTAACATGCATAATCTCAGATTGCTGAAAATTTACAATTCTGGATCTGAAAACAACTGTAAATTGTATTTTCCTGATGGCCTGGAATTTCTATCAGATAAATTGAGCTATCTCCATTGGGAACAATACCCACTAAGCTCCATGCCTTCAAATTTTACAGCAGAAAATCTAGTTGAACTTAACCTGACATACAGCAATATAAAACAACTGTGGTCAGGAGTACAG CATCTTGTGAGTTTGAAAGAGATGAATCTCAGTAATTGTACGAACTTACTCGCATTTCCAGACCTCTCCCGGGCAAAGAATCTCGAGAGCTTGAATGTTGCATATTGTACTAGCTTGGCAGAAGTTCATCCATCAATTCGGTTTCTAGATCAACTTATTGATTTAGACATGAGATGCTGCACAAGCCTGCTGAGCCTCCCGACTGGCATTAAATGGAAATCTCTCAAAACTCTTAATCTTTCTGGCTGCTCATATCTTAGGTGGTTTCCTGAGTTCACGGAAAGCTTAACTTATTTAAATCTAAATGAGACAGCTATACATGTACTTCCTGAATCAATTAGGAAGATGAGTGGACTCATTGCATTAAATTTGAAGGATTGCAAACAGCTGCATAATCTTCCGGAAAATATGCATTTGTTAAAATCTCTTGTGATCATTGATCTTTCTGGCTGCTCGAATATTACCAGATTTCCAAAGATTTGCGGGGAAGTGAAATACTTGTACTTGAGTGAGACTGCAATTGTAGAGATCCCTTCTTCAATTGGTCTTCTCTCTAAGCTGTTACATTTGGATCTCATGAACTGCAAAAGACTCGAGAATCTTCCGAGTGATATTTATAATCTGGCATGTCTAGAGCATCTGGTTCTCTCTGGCTGCTCTAGCATCACAAAGTTTCCAGAGGTTTCAATGCAAATCAAGAAGTTGTTTTTAGACGGCACAGCAATAGAAGAAATTCCCTCGTCGATACAACATTGCTTTGAACTTATTGAACTCAATCTGCAAAACTGCACCAGCTTACATACTCTTCCAAGCACTATTTGTAAGTTGAAACATCTGCAAAAGCTTAATCTCTCAGGCTGCGGTATGTTTGACAATTTCCCAGAAATTTTGGAGGACATGAATTCTTTGAGATATCTTTATCTAGATGGAACTGCTATAAAGAAACTGCCTTCACCACTTCAAAAGTTGAAGGTACTATCAAGTTTGCAGTTGAAAAACTGTAGATATCTTTGCCTTTATGGTGTAAAGTTTTTTGATAATCTGCCTAAAGAAGGATTGCAGATACAATATCTACATAAGCTATATCTCAATAATTGCGGTTTATTTGTTGTGCCTCGTTGCATTGGCTCTTTATCGGCACTCGAAGCTTTGGATCTAAGTGGAAATCCTTTTAGAGAAATAACTTCAAGCCTCAATGGGCTATTTGAGTTGCAATATCTTGGTGTGAGAAACTGCATTCATCTTGAGTCATTGCCTGAGCTTCCCCCAAACCTAGCAAAATTAGACGCACACGGTTGCCTTAATCTGAGGTCAGTATCAATGGATCCAAAGGGAGCTAATGGGAACATTTTTGAGTTCATTTTCACTAATTGTAACAAGTTGGATGCGGTTCAAAAGCGTCAAATCCTATCATATGCCATAGCAAAATTTCAGCTTTATGCATATAAGCTTTACAGTCAG GTACCTTCTATACTAGTAGGAGAATCTAGTTTTTGCTTCCCTAGATCTCGCAACAATCTGGATATATATGAAGTGATGCGGTTACATTATCCAAGCTTTAGAACTGAAATCCAGCTGCCTTTAG GGAACAGAACAAATAGAAGGCAGTCCTGA
- the LOC136230572 gene encoding disease resistance protein RPV1-like isoform X3: protein MVSSSASSLRRKYDVFLSFSGEDTRYNFTSHLYDALCCNKIKTFIDNDLERGEEITPSLLRVIEDSLISVIIFSKNYASSPWCLDEMVKILECKETPGHTILPVFYHVNPSEVEKQSGCFADALLQLQTKFKDQLKKLPRWKADLTTVASLSGFASQDILSEAKLVKDIVEDILKKLNHAYSRTLKGLIGIESHIEQTTKLLHLGMPEVCILGIWGMGGIGKTTIAQVIFNELSSQFEGCCFLKNIKEESVRSGLLGLRKMLCQDVDDMLQRKKVLLVLDDVDCVNQIDGFIETRDFGLGTRIIVTSRDKQVLKNRVHELYEVKGLNNAEALQLFSLNAFRKINPAAEYVDLSERAINYAQGNPLALKVLGSFLFSRGKQEWESALHKLGRIPPPEIFSVLRASFDTLDEEEKCIFLDIACFFKGQQVDFVERIMDGCGFSSSIGVSVLVDKCLITIVENKLEMHDLLREMAHGIVRQESIKELGKRSRLWSHGDVYQVLTKNLGTEKVEGIFLDTSKIPEVNLSYRAFANMHNLRLLKIYNSGSENNCKLYFPDGLEFLSDKLSYLHWEQYPLSSMPSNFTAENLVELNLTYSNIKQLWSGVQHLVSLKEMNLSNCTNLLAFPDLSRAKNLESLNVAYCTSLAEVHPSIRFLDQLIDLDMRCCTSLLSLPTGIKWKSLKTLNLSGCSYLRWFPEFTESLTYLNLNETAIHVLPESIRKMSGLIALNLKDCKQLHNLPENMHLLKSLVIIDLSGCSNITRFPKICGEVKYLYLSETAIVEIPSSIGLLSKLLHLDLMNCKRLENLPSDIYNLACLEHLVLSGCSSITKFPEVSMQIKKLFLDGTAIEEIPSSIQHCFELIELNLQNCTSLHTLPSTICKLKHLQKLNLSGCGMFDNFPEILEDMNSLRYLYLDGTAIKKLPSPLQKLKVLSSLQLKNCRYLCLYGVKFFDNLPKEGLQIQYLHKLYLNNCGLFVVPRCIGSLSALEALDLSGNPFREITSSLNGLFELQYLGVRNCIHLESLPELPPNLAKLDAHGCLNLRSVSMDPKGANGNIFEFIFTNCNKLDAVQKRQILSYAIAKFQLYAYKLYSQVPSILVGESSFCFPRSRNNLDIYEVMRLHYPSFRTEIQLPLGWSKNDFLGFVVCGVILFKGVSSSSSGFRVKCRFHFLNENGEFNDHYSYFGSWYDTRIVKHEHLFFGYDPCLHVTNDHDFDKYNKVIIQFWPEDITGHRLQCCFVVGCGASFLTKYTSIGDLARLEEKARQQGWKFQEYVVQDDFSIRKTMRNNNRQQSEYGGNPTRTLIWKNMRNNNVQQWKYGGNLMRTLIPYDVSKSTIRSHWSSRGGTEQIEGSPERASGSIR, encoded by the exons ATGGTatcttcttctgcttcttcaCTTAGAAGGAAGTATGATGTGTTTCTCAGCTTTAGCGGGGAAGACACACGTTATAATTTTACTAGTCATCTCTATGATGCTTTGTGTTGTAACAAAATAAAGACCTTCATTGATAATGATCTTGAAAGAGGGGAAGAAATAACTCCTTCCCTTTTGAGAGTTATTGAAGATTCTTTGATTTCTGTTATCATTTTCTCCAAGAACTATGCATCTTCACCATGGTGTTTGGATGAAATGGTTAAAATTCTTGAATGCAAGGAGACTCCTGGACACACAATTTTACCAGTTTTCTACCATGTAAATCCATCTGAAGTGGAAAAACAAAGTGGGTGTTTTGCAGATGCTCTTCTTCAGCTTCAGACAAAATTTAAAGACCAATTGAAAAAGTTGCCCAGATGGAAAGCTGACTTGACGACTGTTGCCAGCTTATCTGGATTTGCCTCTCAGGATATCCT GTCTGAGGCTAAACTTGTGAAAGACATCGTGGAAGATATATTGAAGAAGTTGAACCATGCATACTCTAGAACTTTGAAGGGTTTGATTGGAATAGAATCGCACATTGAACAAACTACCAAGTTATTACATCTTGGGATGCCAGAAGTTTGTATTCTAGGAATTTGGGGTATGGGTGGCATTGGCAAAACAACTATTGCCCAAGTTATCTTCAACGAGTTATCAAGTCAATTTGAAGGTTGTTGCTTTCTCAAAAATATTAAGGAAGAATCAGTACGTAGTGGGCTACTTGGTCTAAGAAAAATGCTTTGTCAAGATGTGGACGACATGCTCCAACGCAAAAAGGTGTTGCTTGTTTTGGATGATGTGGATTGTGTAAACCAAATAGACGGGTTCATTGAAACACGTGATTTTGGCTTGGGTACCAGAATTATTGTGACATCTAGAGATAAGCAAGTTCTGAAGAATAGAGTTCATGAGCTATATGAAGTCAAAGGGTTAAATAATGCTGAAGCTCTTCAACTATTCAGTTTGAATGCTTTTAGGAAAATCAATCCTGCAGCGGAATATGTGGATCTATCCGAAAGGGCAATAAATTATGCTCAGGGAAATCCCTTGGCGCTCAAAGTTTTGGGATCTTTTTTATTTAGCAGAGGGAAACAAGAATGGGAAAGTGCACTGCATAAACTTGGTAGAATCCCTCCGCCTGAAATTTTCAGCGTGTTGCGGGCAAGTTTTGACACACTGGATGAAGAGGAGAAATGCATATTTCTTGATATTGCATGTTTCTTTAAGGGGCAACAAGTTGATTTTGTAGAGAGAATAATGGATGGTTGTGGTTTCTCATCTAGTATTGGAGTTAGTGTTCTTGTTGATAAATGCCTTATTACTATTGTCGAAAACAAGTTAGAGATGCATGACTTGTTGCGAGAAATGGCTCATGGAATTGTTCGCCAAGAATCAATTAAAGAGCTCGGTAAACGCAGTAGATTGTGGAGTCATGGTGATGTCTACCAAGTATTGACTAAAAATCTG GGAACTGAAAAGGTTGAAGGAATATTTTTGGATACGTCTAAAATTCCTGAAGTGAATTTGAGCTACAGAGCCTTTGCTAACATGCATAATCTCAGATTGCTGAAAATTTACAATTCTGGATCTGAAAACAACTGTAAATTGTATTTTCCTGATGGCCTGGAATTTCTATCAGATAAATTGAGCTATCTCCATTGGGAACAATACCCACTAAGCTCCATGCCTTCAAATTTTACAGCAGAAAATCTAGTTGAACTTAACCTGACATACAGCAATATAAAACAACTGTGGTCAGGAGTACAG CATCTTGTGAGTTTGAAAGAGATGAATCTCAGTAATTGTACGAACTTACTCGCATTTCCAGACCTCTCCCGGGCAAAGAATCTCGAGAGCTTGAATGTTGCATATTGTACTAGCTTGGCAGAAGTTCATCCATCAATTCGGTTTCTAGATCAACTTATTGATTTAGACATGAGATGCTGCACAAGCCTGCTGAGCCTCCCGACTGGCATTAAATGGAAATCTCTCAAAACTCTTAATCTTTCTGGCTGCTCATATCTTAGGTGGTTTCCTGAGTTCACGGAAAGCTTAACTTATTTAAATCTAAATGAGACAGCTATACATGTACTTCCTGAATCAATTAGGAAGATGAGTGGACTCATTGCATTAAATTTGAAGGATTGCAAACAGCTGCATAATCTTCCGGAAAATATGCATTTGTTAAAATCTCTTGTGATCATTGATCTTTCTGGCTGCTCGAATATTACCAGATTTCCAAAGATTTGCGGGGAAGTGAAATACTTGTACTTGAGTGAGACTGCAATTGTAGAGATCCCTTCTTCAATTGGTCTTCTCTCTAAGCTGTTACATTTGGATCTCATGAACTGCAAAAGACTCGAGAATCTTCCGAGTGATATTTATAATCTGGCATGTCTAGAGCATCTGGTTCTCTCTGGCTGCTCTAGCATCACAAAGTTTCCAGAGGTTTCAATGCAAATCAAGAAGTTGTTTTTAGACGGCACAGCAATAGAAGAAATTCCCTCGTCGATACAACATTGCTTTGAACTTATTGAACTCAATCTGCAAAACTGCACCAGCTTACATACTCTTCCAAGCACTATTTGTAAGTTGAAACATCTGCAAAAGCTTAATCTCTCAGGCTGCGGTATGTTTGACAATTTCCCAGAAATTTTGGAGGACATGAATTCTTTGAGATATCTTTATCTAGATGGAACTGCTATAAAGAAACTGCCTTCACCACTTCAAAAGTTGAAGGTACTATCAAGTTTGCAGTTGAAAAACTGTAGATATCTTTGCCTTTATGGTGTAAAGTTTTTTGATAATCTGCCTAAAGAAGGATTGCAGATACAATATCTACATAAGCTATATCTCAATAATTGCGGTTTATTTGTTGTGCCTCGTTGCATTGGCTCTTTATCGGCACTCGAAGCTTTGGATCTAAGTGGAAATCCTTTTAGAGAAATAACTTCAAGCCTCAATGGGCTATTTGAGTTGCAATATCTTGGTGTGAGAAACTGCATTCATCTTGAGTCATTGCCTGAGCTTCCCCCAAACCTAGCAAAATTAGACGCACACGGTTGCCTTAATCTGAGGTCAGTATCAATGGATCCAAAGGGAGCTAATGGGAACATTTTTGAGTTCATTTTCACTAATTGTAACAAGTTGGATGCGGTTCAAAAGCGTCAAATCCTATCATATGCCATAGCAAAATTTCAGCTTTATGCATATAAGCTTTACAGTCAG GTACCTTCTATACTAGTAGGAGAATCTAGTTTTTGCTTCCCTAGATCTCGCAACAATCTGGATATATATGAAGTGATGCGGTTACATTATCCAAGCTTTAGAACTGAAATCCAGCTGCCTTTAGGTTGGTCTAAAAATGACTTCCTGGGTTTTGTTGTTTGTGGTGTTATTTTATTCAAAGGTGTTAGTAGCAGCAGCTCTGGTTTCAGAGTGAAATGTAGATTCCATTTTTTAAATGAGAATGGAGAATTCAATGATCACTATAGCTACTTTGGAAGCTGGTATGATACAAGAATTGTCAAGCATGAGCATTTATTCTTTGGATACGATCCATGTCTGCATGTCACAAACGATCATGATTTTGATAAATACAATAAGGTCATCATTCAATTTTGGCCTGAAGACATTACTGGTCATCGTCTACAATGCTGCTTTGTGGTTGGTTGTGGAGCATCATTCTTGACGAAATACACTTCTATTGGAGACCTAGCACGCTTGGAAGAGAAG GCTCGACAACAAGGATGGAAATTCCAGGAATATGTAGTGCAAGATGATTTTTCCATAAGGAAGACTATGCGGAATAACAATAGACAACAGTCAGAATATGGTGGGAATCCGACGAGGACATTAATCTGGAAGAATATGCGGAACAACAATGTACAACAGTGGAAATATGGTGGGAATCTGATGAGGACATTAATCCCCTACGATGTGTCTAAGAGCACAATTAGGAGCCATTGGAGTAGTCGTGGG GGAACAGAACAAATAGAAGGCAGTCCTGAACGAGCTAGTGGATCAATAAGATGA